The sequence below is a genomic window from Brevibacillus laterosporus.
AATACTCAATTATCAAATTATTTTTTAATATAATTTAACAAGATACTTGCAGGATTATCCATTTTGAAGTTAAATAATAGTAAAACAATAAATAACTAGGACTGAAGAACAATTATTTCTAAATACGATCGTTCTTATTTTTTTGTTGTTTTGAAAATTTCTTCATTTCGTTTATTTCGTAATCGTACCAGAGAAGGATGCTAAAGATACAGTTCATTTGTTCAATTGTTAGTGGATAGTAACGTTCTTTCCACAAAGCGATTTATGAAGGTCTCATACGCTATGTAACTGAAGAAGCACAAAGCCCATTTTTATTGATTAAAAAGATCAACTATTTCATATTTGTGTAATTTTCAATAAAAATCTTCGGGAAGGTGTAGATTTCTATGTGAATGAGCTATTTGTCCTCAATAATTATCGCAAAAAAGGATTCGCAAAAAGGGCGTTGAAACAATGTTTTGCAAACAATCAAGGAAACTATATGGTTATGCAGATGAGTAACAATAAACCAGCCATATATTCTGGCACCGATTATATGAAGAGGAAGGTGGCAAATAAATACTATGAAAGTCTTTAACAATAGAGTGATTGAACAAAAACAATTTTGGCTTTCTAAACTTGGTGGTGAGTTCATCCCCTCTATGGTTCCCACAGACTATCCTTACGTAGGTCAAACCAAATGTAAGGCATCACTGCAATTATCTATTGAACAGGATATTACAGACAGGCTGATTCAAGTTTGTAAAAATTCTGATGTGCTTGTGTATACCTTTTTGTTAGCCACGGCAAAAATTTGGCTACATAAATATACCCAACAAACAGAGGTTTGTATAGGCGCACCAAATCTTTCACCGACAACAAGACTGGTCCCTATCGTCTCTAATCCAGCTCCACATCTAGCCTCCAAACAATTTATTATGGATGTGAAACAGTCTCTTACGGATTCATACAAGCATCAGGATTTTCCTCTTCATCATATCTTTGAAGAGTTGGGAATTAATCCTGAGGGCTCTGTTTCTCCATTTATTAATGTGGTTGTAGCACTTGATAGCATACACGATAGAGAGTTTATCGAGGCACAAGAGGTAGGCCTTATACTTCTTTTTTCAAAGACAGATAAAACGATAAATGTACATCTTCATTATGATAAATCGCTGTATAAGTCACAAACGCTGGAGCGATTTTTCACTCACTACAAAAATATTCTTCGCACGATTTCAACAAATGTAACGATATCTTTGAGTGAAATTGAGCTGATGAGTGAAGATGAAAAAGTCCAGCTTGCTTCTTTTTCTCAAACACTTGAATCATATCCGACAGATATGTTAGTACATCAAGTGTTTGAACATCAAGCTGAACGTCATCCAAATAAGGTAGCTGTGGTATACCAAGAGCAGCAGATGTTAACATACCGACAACTAAACGAGAAAGCAAATCAATTGGCAAGGAACTTACGAGAAAAAGGTGTAGAGAAAGATGAAGTAGTTGCTCTGATGGTAGAGCGGTCCTTGGAGATGATGATAGGTATCTTAGGTATTCTCAAGGCAGGCAGTGCCTTTCTTCCCATCGATCCTGAGAATCCTTCAGAGCGCATAAGCTATATGCTAGCCGACAGTGAGTCTCGCTTTTTGTTAACGCACAAGAAACTAGGAAGCGATGTAGAGTTTGAGGGAGAAATAATTAGCCTAGATGGGGATGAGTTATATGTTGGTGATATGTCCAATCTTACACCGATTCAGACATCAGCTCATCTGCTATATGTCATCTATACCTCAGGTACAACTGGCAAACCAAAAGGTGTGATGGTAGAGCATCGGAACCTGATCAATTATGTAACCTGGTTCAGTAGGCAGGCTAGCATAACAGAAACAGACAGCACAATGCTCTTATCTTCCTATGCATTTGATTTAGGATATACGAGTCTTTTTCCAGCACTGCTAAATGGATGTACCTTGCATATAGTGCCAAAAGATACATATCTGCACCCTGATAGCTTACTGAATTACATCAAAGATCAGCAGCTCAGCTTTTTAAAACTGACACCGTCTCTTTTTTCATTACTAGTACAAGCAATTGACGGGTTACATACATCCGACATGACAGCACTGCGTTTAGTCGTTTCAGGAGGAGAATCTATTCAGCCACTTGATGTTGCTAAGTTCCATAGTTACTATCCTGCTGTAACCATAATGAACCACTATGGCCCAACCGAGTCAACAATTGGTACTCTGGCTATGCCAATTGAGTTTGACGAATGGGGTAGATTTGAAGAATGTCCAACTATCGGTACACCAATTCATCAAGCGGAAGTATTCATTCTAAATAAGGATTTGCAGTATGTTCCAATAGGGGTACCTGGTGAATTGTGTATTGCTGGAAAAGGGCTTGCACGTGGTTACCTTGGACAACCAGAGTTAACGAAAGAGAAATTTATAGCCCATCCATTTCAAGCTGGTGAACGACTTTATCGAACCGGAGATATGGCGCGATGGGATGAAGCGGGTACAGTTCAATTTCTGGGACGTATAGATCATCAAGTAAAAATTCGAGGATATCGCATCGAGATAGACGAGATTGAAAAGCATGTAATAAGTCATCCGTCGATCCATGAAGCGATTGTATTGGCTATGCCCAATGAGCAAAACGAAAATGAGCTGTGCAGTTATTATCTTTCTGATGAAGAACTGGGACAAGGTGAATTACGTGAATTTCTCCAACGGAAAGTACCGGAGTATATGATCCCAATATTTTTCATCCGACTAAAAAATATCCCGCTCACTTCAAACGGTAAAATCAATCGCCATGCTTTGCCAAAACCAGATGCCCATGAACTTGCCCAGCTTTCTTACGTTGCTCCAGGCAGTGAGATGGAGGAGCAGTTGGTTTTCATTTGGAAAAATATTTTGAAAAGAGAGTTGGTTGGGGTTACAGATAACTTCTTTCAATTAGGTGGTCATTCTCTATCAGCTATCAAACTGGCTCACCAAATCAGCAAAACATATGGTACTCATATAACGCTGAAGGATATTTTTATGCATTCAACCGTGGGCAATCAAGTAAAAATGATTGCCCACGCAGAAAAAAGAATAACAAGAAAGATAGAAGTTTCTGAGCATAGAGAATATTATCCACTCTCTTCGATGCAACGCCGTTTGTTCTTACTTCATCAATTTGAAGGGGCAGAGACCGCATACAATATGCCTACCATCTGGCGTTTTACTGGAAACATAAACCTGGATAAGTTGGAGAAGGCATTTCAAACTCTCATTAATCGTCATGAAGCGCTACGTACTTCTTTTCATGTGATTGATAGTGTTCCCATGCAACGGGTTCATACTCGTATAGATTTCACGCTATCTCTTCTAGAAGCTACAGAATTAGAAGAGAAGCAAGTTATTCAGTCATTCTTTCAAACATTTGATTTAGGTGTAGCTCCATTATTCCGTGCAGGTTTTGTGTCTCTGAACAATGATGAATGTCTTCTGATGATTGACATGCATCATATTATATCTGATGGTGTCTCGATAAATATTCTTTTCGCAGAGCTGGAAAAAGCTTATCACGGTCAGAATCTGTCGCCGCTTACCATTCATTATAAAGACTATGCTATGTGGCAAAATAAGTGGGAGCAATCGGAAGAGTACAAGCAGCAAAAACAGTTTTGGCTAACACAATTTTCTGATGAAATACCTGTGCTCAACCTACCAACTGATTTTATGCGACCAAAACTCCAAAGTTTCAAGGGTGGGTTAATAACCGCCTCGTTATCTGGGGAACAGTTTGAGGCTGTAAAGCGACTCTGTCAGAAAACAGAGACTACTCTCTACATGTTTCTGCTTGCTACGTACAATATACTGCTCGCCAAATACAGCAATCAGGAAGATATTGTTGTAGGAACAGCAGTAGCTGGGCGGAGTGTAAGCGATGTGGAATCTGTCATCGGAATGTTCGTTAATACGGTGGCCATTCGAAATAAACCTATGCCAAGTAAAGCATTTGCTTCTTTTTTAGAAGAAGTAAAGCAACAAACCATTCAGGTGTTTAATCATCAGGATTATTCTCTCGATGACTTGGTGGAGAATCTTAAGTTAACTAGAGATATGGGACGAAATCCACTATTTGACACCATGCTGACACTCCAAAGCTATGAGAAACAAAGCGTCGAGCTTGATGGAATTGCGATTCTACCAAACATGCAAGATCATGATATTGCTAAATTTGATATAACCGTGGTTGCTGTTGAATATGAAGATCAATTACAAGTCTCATGGGAATTTTCCTCTGAACTGTGGAGGAAGGAATCAGCAGAGAGGATGCTAAAGCATTTTATAACAGTAATGGAAGTAGCTGCTCGAGAACCCGAACGTACTATCGGCGAATTAGAAATACTGAGTCTAGAAGAAAAACACGAATTGTTATCCGTCAACAATCAAATCGCTATTTCTTATAACAAAGAACAAACCATTACTGATTTAATTGAGCAACAAGTTATTTTGCATCCTGATCACATTGCGGTTGTTTCAGATGGGGGGATACTACGTTATCGAGAATTGAATGAAGCAGCTAACCGGCTTGCCAGGTTTCTTCGTGCCAAAGGGGTTGAGCGTAATCAACCTATTGGGGTGATGATGGATTGTACTCCTGAGCTACTTATTAGCATTCTAGCCATAGTAAAAGCTGGAGGGGCGTATGTACCACTGTCGACGAATTATCCGAACGAACGAATTGAGTATATGTTGGAAGATAGTGAAGTGGGCTTGGTTTTAACCAAGCGAAATCTCCTTACCAATGTACGATTTGATGGCGAGTGGATTTTCATGGATGAAATACGATTGGAAGGCAATGCAGACAATTTCGAGCGTGATACTAATGCAGATGACCTTCTGTATATCATCTATACCTCTGGTTCAACAGGTAAACCAAAAGGCGTGATGGTTCAGCATAAGGCCCTGCATCATTTTGTCACTGCTATGAATAAAGAATATTTGGGAACGATCAGCTATAAAGACCGGTTTCTCCTTTCTACAGATATTTCATTTGACGTTAGTTGCTTTGAGATTTTTCAGGCGTTGACTAATGGTGGAACACTGGTCCTTTTTAATGGGCATAAATTTGATGTCAAGCTTCTTGCTAAAACGATAGAGGAAGAAGAGGTAACTCTAGCTTATATACCACCTGCTCTCCTTACCCAGTTGTATGAGACTATTCTTCTTTCGCCTGATGGTTTTGTCTTGAATAAAATGCTTGTTGGTGTTGAGCCAATAAAGGATGAGGTATTGGATCAATTTCTATCTCTGAATCCAGAAATGCTCATAGTCAATGGATATGGACCGAGCGAGGCTACCATCTGTTGTACAACCTACCGCTATGAAAAAAACGAGATAAGGGGTAAATATGTTCCAATTGGTAAGCCATTGGGCAATATGCAGATTTACATTCTAGATGCCCAGTGCCACCTTGTGCCAAGAGGTGTGATAGGTGAACTTTGGGTATCAGGTGATGGATTATCCCTTGGTTATTGGAATCAAGAAAAGATGACAGAAGACCGTTTTAAGACGAACCCATTTCACCCACATACTCTGATGTACTGCACAGGAGATAAAGCAAGATGGGCAGAGGATGGAAATTTAGAGTTTATGGGACGAACGGATCATCAAGTAAAAATTCGTGGTTACCGTGTTGAGCTTGGCGAAATAGAGACTCAATTGTTACGTCATCCTGAGATTGAAGCGGCACTAGTTATGACTAAGACGGATTCTTATGAATTTAA
It includes:
- a CDS encoding non-ribosomal peptide synthetase, which codes for MKVFNNRVIEQKQFWLSKLGGEFIPSMVPTDYPYVGQTKCKASLQLSIEQDITDRLIQVCKNSDVLVYTFLLATAKIWLHKYTQQTEVCIGAPNLSPTTRLVPIVSNPAPHLASKQFIMDVKQSLTDSYKHQDFPLHHIFEELGINPEGSVSPFINVVVALDSIHDREFIEAQEVGLILLFSKTDKTINVHLHYDKSLYKSQTLERFFTHYKNILRTISTNVTISLSEIELMSEDEKVQLASFSQTLESYPTDMLVHQVFEHQAERHPNKVAVVYQEQQMLTYRQLNEKANQLARNLREKGVEKDEVVALMVERSLEMMIGILGILKAGSAFLPIDPENPSERISYMLADSESRFLLTHKKLGSDVEFEGEIISLDGDELYVGDMSNLTPIQTSAHLLYVIYTSGTTGKPKGVMVEHRNLINYVTWFSRQASITETDSTMLLSSYAFDLGYTSLFPALLNGCTLHIVPKDTYLHPDSLLNYIKDQQLSFLKLTPSLFSLLVQAIDGLHTSDMTALRLVVSGGESIQPLDVAKFHSYYPAVTIMNHYGPTESTIGTLAMPIEFDEWGRFEECPTIGTPIHQAEVFILNKDLQYVPIGVPGELCIAGKGLARGYLGQPELTKEKFIAHPFQAGERLYRTGDMARWDEAGTVQFLGRIDHQVKIRGYRIEIDEIEKHVISHPSIHEAIVLAMPNEQNENELCSYYLSDEELGQGELREFLQRKVPEYMIPIFFIRLKNIPLTSNGKINRHALPKPDAHELAQLSYVAPGSEMEEQLVFIWKNILKRELVGVTDNFFQLGGHSLSAIKLAHQISKTYGTHITLKDIFMHSTVGNQVKMIAHAEKRITRKIEVSEHREYYPLSSMQRRLFLLHQFEGAETAYNMPTIWRFTGNINLDKLEKAFQTLINRHEALRTSFHVIDSVPMQRVHTRIDFTLSLLEATELEEKQVIQSFFQTFDLGVAPLFRAGFVSLNNDECLLMIDMHHIISDGVSINILFAELEKAYHGQNLSPLTIHYKDYAMWQNKWEQSEEYKQQKQFWLTQFSDEIPVLNLPTDFMRPKLQSFKGGLITASLSGEQFEAVKRLCQKTETTLYMFLLATYNILLAKYSNQEDIVVGTAVAGRSVSDVESVIGMFVNTVAIRNKPMPSKAFASFLEEVKQQTIQVFNHQDYSLDDLVENLKLTRDMGRNPLFDTMLTLQSYEKQSVELDGIAILPNMQDHDIAKFDITVVAVEYEDQLQVSWEFSSELWRKESAERMLKHFITVMEVAAREPERTIGELEILSLEEKHELLSVNNQIAISYNKEQTITDLIEQQVILHPDHIAVVSDGGILRYRELNEAANRLARFLRAKGVERNQPIGVMMDCTPELLISILAIVKAGGAYVPLSTNYPNERIEYMLEDSEVGLVLTKRNLLTNVRFDGEWIFMDEIRLEGNADNFERDTNADDLLYIIYTSGSTGKPKGVMVQHKALHHFVTAMNKEYLGTISYKDRFLLSTDISFDVSCFEIFQALTNGGTLVLFNGHKFDVKLLAKTIEEEEVTLAYIPPALLTQLYETILLSPDGFVLNKMLVGVEPIKDEVLDQFLSLNPEMLIVNGYGPSEATICCTTYRYEKNEIRGKYVPIGKPLGNMQIYILDAQCHLVPRGVIGELWVSGDGLSLGYWNQEKMTEDRFKTNPFHPHTLMYCTGDKARWAEDGNLEFMGRTDHQVKIRGYRVELGEIETQLLRHPEIEAALVMTKTDSYEFKYLCAYVVFQNKEWNSAPDATQKLHQWLATFLPDYMLPSVFIAVDEFSLTPNGKIDRKILPEPDGSIHVNEHSYSAPRNEFEEQMVLLWEKILEVKPIGVMDNFFMLGGHSLKAFVLVSQINQRFGINLPLSDLFKAPTIAGLCEHLQMQEASKEETVILLQQGNPDVPPLFIIHGQGGGVINFSHLAQAIGGERNVYGIQAVGYDGEAEMLTTVEEMATHFNASIRRITPTMPIQLVGWSFGGLVAYEMTKQLEQKGEKVELLVLVDCLPLTEKDRISFDQRYENLDTIIQYALYNGIDQEDLAELGEEEKMKFCWEEARKQKLFPDEVYGQALLPKLRIHATNGLAIHKYHLLGKIDSDLHLFLALESSVQHQSATIADIARWNEFTMGKIHSTYITGNHYTMLEMPHVQKMATLLGDYIKSKKIE